A genomic stretch from Arachis stenosperma cultivar V10309 chromosome 3, arast.V10309.gnm1.PFL2, whole genome shotgun sequence includes:
- the LOC130967350 gene encoding putative disease resistance protein At3g14460 isoform X3, protein MAWPLVSAFPRKMLKNLQNQETMEFLHQSLLTVAAVADDAQENLFATTSTLSNNMVEWLCHFQDIMYLLDELLCKFDSGKAIATTVADAKREFEFVLRRFETITNQKHLLFLTEKQEQLSSSPSQNLRRDKEMNEMVDLLLSDRENTPVIAVVGAAWTGRDTLANLVYYHGRVKACFELRGWVDFQWDLDSESLAKITLDSFNQDFHYDESLPELIDRLHKCLQGKKVLLVLNGFRNLSGWEALWSCFSDAAGKGSAIILTTSELDVAFEMLSDHVLSLEDSLFDLVDEKNDPQGFSIMWTGKSLYHLVRLEIVGSWISYLPDEIGELRFLEYIDLSFSEIRALPDSIGMLSSLETLKLAFCCYLRELPSTMEDLVNLRYLDLMGTKLLDMSLKLASFNNLQTLIGFTVNMNSGENLTELATISDIQMLSITELQNIVEARNAAEAKLKEKRHLEDLVLRWNQLRFAECEQALEYLEPPKQLKVLEISGCPDRRFPYWLGDASFANLRVICIYDCKNCEFLPPLGQLSSLEELYIRGCGNVRSVGNEFYGQCSLHVPFKSLKILWFVDMPSWKEWILLDDQSLQFPCLHELYLIQCPQLLQDLPKCLPSLKKLEIFQCDRLVSPLPKIPHQVHDLMEQKEEQEQGCTEILATSVTQVTSESSSHHATIIMPPIANGKNDELVSDDDGGMVDFESSFEIVKIADASELCNLTSRIKSLRIEGCQFLESLPDEFLKDCSNIRELFFIDCYSLKNFSDVLHPSSLRTIYIHKCPNLDFLIPLGTHKKFAFLEYLCISSSCESLASISINLFPRLRTLYIKDCPKLELFSITEELRDRNLKLESLEIRDCPNLISFPETGLPTPYLKSISISNCRRLKSLPNHLAYLTSLQSLLIDKCPELESFPEGGLPSSLSLLSITFSDKLAPQKEWKLDTLPSLTHFEIESGCIGMKSFPDKDFLPRNLRSLRMSKLLSLRILNGTGFQHLTALETLEINCCHGLYSLPEGLPSSLTRLCIKESPILSQKLLHRAGAEWSKIAHIPNLQIDEVKKEGEIPEQKQKFGEKRFVTRSTYLEGGKGILDGESLKSQKLDQRRKRMPMVSDVSYESDWSKIAHTSNLQIGDGIKEGSIELEASSLKGESVNKDEKSFASQQWDLSLVTKKRMPPTLKGFYDLQPDDEVVKKGRGGRGRDHDPARLDDTWTSSMEAEVQTVHGISKNPFSHITSKGKDRYLEDFTLQKLLELTENFSEDKMIGRGGFGSVYHATLQDGKEVAIKRAEISPNYEDEKEYGFVNELQIHSRLHHNNLVGLLGFCRDANERILVYEYMNNGSLHDHLHSHQTSSVLMSWPARIKVALDAARGIEYLHHYAIPPIIHRDIKSSNILLDSKWTGKLCDFGISLKGPEDEDTHLSVEIAGTPGYLDPEYYLTQRLTTKSDVYSFGVVLLEILTGRKVIHRADDGERIHLASFAVPYIDQDEIFKVLDPRMPPPKAAEEYVGYLAAECVRAAPRDRPTMAEVVIHLERALAACLAVPAI, encoded by the exons ATGGCCTGGCCACTAGTCTCTGCCTTCCCTAGGAAGATGCTCAAGAACCTTCAAAATCAAGAAACCATGGAGTTTCTTCATCAGTCTTTGCTGACCGTTGCTGCTGTCGCCGACGACGCTCAAGAGAATCTCTTCGCCACAACTTCAACCTTAAGCAATAACATGGTAGAGTGGCTTTGTCACTTCCAAGATATCATGTACCTTTTGGACGAGCTTCTCTGCAAATTCGATTCTGGAAAAGCAATAGCAACAACAGTTGCAGATGCTAAACGTGAATTTGAGTTCGTCCTTCGAAGATTTGAAACCATAACAAACCAGAAGCATCTTCTCTTCTTGACCGAGAAACAAGAACAActatcttcttctccttctcagAATCTAAGAAGAGATAAAGAGATGAATGAGATGGTTGACCTTTTACTCTCCGATCGAGAAAATACGCCTGTGATTGCTGTGGTTGGAGCGGCATGGACCGGAAGGGACACTCTTGCTAACCTCGTTTACTACCATGGCAGAGTCAAGGCCTGTTTCGAACTTCGAGGTTGGGTTGACTTTCAATGGGATCTTGATTCCGAGAGTTTAGCTAAGATAACTCTTGATAGTTTCAATCAAGATTTTCACTATGATGAAAGTCTACCAGAACTGATTGATAGACTGCACAAGTGCTTGCAGGGGAAGAAGGTTCTTCTTGTTTTGAACGGTTTTCGAAATCTTTCTGGCTGGGAAGCCCTTTGGTCATGTTTTTCTGATGCTGCAGGCAAGGGAAGTGCGATAATACTCACCACATCAGAGCTGGACGTTGCGTTCGAGATGCTTTCAGATCATGTTTTGTCATTGGAAgattccttgtttgatcttgttGATGAAAAGAATGATCCACAAGGCTTTTCTATTATGTGGACCGGAAAGTCTCTTTATCATCTAGTTCGCCTCGAAATTGTAGGCTCTTGGATATCATATTTGCCAGATGAGATTGGAGAACTAAGATTTCTTGAATACATTGACCTCTCTTTCTCTGAAATTCGAGCATTGCCGGACTCAATAGGCATGCTATCTAGTTTGGAAACATTGAAGTTGGCTTTCTGCTGCTATCTCCGAGAGCTGCCAAGTACCATGGAAGATTTGGTTAACTTGCGTTACCTTGATCTAATGGGAACCAAGCTGCTAGATATGTCCTTAAAGCTTGCAAGTTTCAACAACCTCCAAACCTTGATTGGCTTCACGGTCAACATGAATTCTGGGGAAAATTTGACAGAGTTGGCAACTATATCGGATATCCAAATGCTAAGCATCACAGAGTTGCAGAACATTGTGGAAGCTAGGAATGCTGCAGAAGCCAAATTGAAAGAAAAGAGGCACTTGGAAGATCTTGTCTTGAGATGGAATCAGCTGCGCTTTGCTGAATGCGAGCAAGCACTAGAATATTTGGAGCCACCAAAACAGCTAAAAGTGTTGGAGATTTCAGGCTGTCCTGATAGAAGATTTCCATACTGGTTAGGAGACGCCTCGTTTGCGAATTTGAGGGTGATTTGTATTTATGACTGTAAGAATTGTGAGTTCTTGCCACCACTTGGACAGCTTTCGTCTCTTGAAGAGCTATATATTCGAGGGTGTGGCAATGTAAGATCAGTAGGCAATGAATTCTATGGACAGTGTTCTTTGCATGTTCCATTTAAGTCCTTGAAGATCCTGTGGTTTGTGGACATGCCTAGTTGGAAAGAATGGATCCTCTTAGATGATCAAAGTCTTCAGTTTCCATGTCTCCACGAGCTTTACTTGATACAATGCCCACAGTTGCTGCAAGACTTGCCTAAGTGCCTTCCTTCTCTTAAAAAGCTTGAAATATTTCAATGTGATCGCCTCGTGTCTCCACTACCTAAGATACCTCATCAAGTCCATGACTTGATGGAACAGAAAGAGGAACAAGAACAAGGCTGCACTGAGATTCTTGCAACAAGTGTGACTCAAGTGACTTCAGAATCCTCCTCACACCATGCCACAATTATAATGCCTCCTATCGCAAATGGTAAGAATGATGAATTAGTTTCAGATGATGATGGAGGCATGGTAGATTTTGAGTCTTCTTTTGAAATTGTGAAGATTGCAGATGCATCAGAGCTGTGCAACTTGACATCCAGAATAAAAAGCCTAAGAATTGAAGGTTGCCAGTTCCTTGAGTCCCTACCAGATGAATTTCTAAAAGATTGTTCAAATATCAGagagttattttttattgattgttaCTCTCTCAAGAACTTTTCTGATGTTCTGCACCCCAGTTCCCTGAGAACAATTTATATCCACAAATGCCCAAATTTAGATTTCCTCATTCCTCTCGGAACACACAAGAAATTTGCATTCTTGGAATATCTTTGCATAAGTAGTAGCTGCGAATCGCTCGCCTCCATATCCATAAACCTTTTCCCGAGACTCAGAACTCTTTATATCAAGGATTGTCCCAAACTAGAGTTATTTTCAATAACTGAGGAACTTCGTGATCGAAATCTGAAACTTGAGTCGTTGGAAATCCGGGACTGTCCTAATCTGATATCCTTTCCAGAAACAGGATTGCCAACTCCTTACCTTAAATCAATATCAATATCTAATTGCAGAAGGTTGAAGTCACTGCCTAATCATTTAGCATATCTTACATCACTTCAATCATTGCTTATAGACAAATGTCCAGAACTTGAATCTTTTCCTGAAGGGGGCTTGCCATCTAGTTTAAGTTTACTTTCTATCACCTTTTCTGACAAACTTGCACCTCAAAAGGAGTGGAAGTTGGATACACTTCCCTCATTAACTCATTTTGAGATTGAAAGTGGATGCATTGGCATGAAGTCATTTCCGGATAAGGACTTTTTGCCAAGAAATCTCAGGTCTTTACGCATGAGTAAACTTTTGAGTCTCAGAATTTTGAATGGCACAGGGTTTCAGCATTTGACAGCTCTTGAGACATTGGAGATCAACTGTTGTCATGGGCTATATTCCTTGCCAGAAGGGCTGCCATCATCCTTGACTCGTCTTTGCATCAAAGAGTCCCCAATATTGTCCCAGAAACTCTTGCATAGAGCGGGAGCGGAGTGGAGCAAGATAGCTCATATTCCCAACCTACAAATTGATGAAGTTAAAAAAG AAGGGGAAATCCctgaacaaaaacaaaaattcgGGGAAAAGAGATTTGTAACAAGATCAACATATTTGGAGGGAGGAAAAGGCATCTTAGATGGAGAAAGCCTTAAAAGCCAAAAATTGGATCAAAGAAGGAAAAGGATGCCAATGGTGTCAGATGTATCCTATGAATCAGACTGGAGCAAGATAGCTCATACTTCCAACCTTCAAATTGGTGATGGAATCAAAGAAG GATCAATTGAATTGGAAGCCAGCAGCTTAAAGGGTGAAAGTGTGAACAAAGATGAAAAAAGCTTTGCCAGCCAGCAATGGGACCTAAGTTTAGTTACAAAGAAAAGGATGCCACCAACATTAAAAGGTTTCTACGACCTTCAACCTGATGATGAAGTAGTTAAAAAAG GTAGAGGAGGCCGAGGCCGCGACCATGACCCTGCCAGATTAGATGACACTTGGACCTCATCAATGGAAGCAGAAGTTCAAACTGTCCATGGAATCTCAAAGAACCCTTTCAGCCACATAACTAGCAAGGGAAAAGATAGATATTTGGAGGATTTCACCCTGCAAAAGTTGCTTGAATTGACCGAAAACTTCTCAGAAGACAAAATGATTGGGAGAGGAGGCTTTGGATCAGTATACCATGCTACACTGCAAGATGGTAAGGAAGTTGCAATAAAAAGAGCTGAAATCTCTCCCAACTATGAAGATGAGAAGGAGTATGGCTTTGTGAATGAGCTTCAGATTCACTCAAGACTCCACCACAACAACCTGGTTGGGCTATTAGGATTCTGCCGTGACGCGAATGAGCGCATCTTAGTATATGAGTACATGAACAATGGCAGCCTCCATGATCATCTCCACAGCCACCAAACTTCTTCTGTTCTAATGTCATGGCCGGCACGGATCAAGGTAGCACTAGATGCAGCAAGGGGGATAGAGTACCTCCACCACTATGCTATCCCACCAATCATTCATCGCGACATAAAGTCATCCAATATATTATTGGATTCCAAGTGGACAGGCAAATTGTGTGATTTTGGAATCTCATTGAAGGGTCCtgaagatgaggacacacaTCTTTCAGTTGAAATAGCTGGCACACCAGGCTACTTGGACCCTGAATACTACCTAACTCAAAGGCTAACTACAAAGAGTGATGTTTATAGTTTCGGAGTTGTTTTGCTAGAAATACTAACTGGCCGAAAAGTCATACATAGAGCTGATGATGGGGAGCGAATACATTTGGCAAGTTTTGCAGTACCTTACATTGATCAAGATGAGATTTTCAAGGTTTTGGATCCAAGAATGCCACCCCCAAAAGCTGCTGAGGAGTATGTGGGGTATTTAGCAGCAGAATGTGTGCGCGCAGCGCCTCGAGACAGGCCAACTATGGCTGAAGTTGTAATTCACTTGGAAAGAGCATTGGCTGCTTGTTTGGCCGTACCAGCAATATGA